One Mya arenaria isolate MELC-2E11 chromosome 5, ASM2691426v1 genomic window carries:
- the LOC128234436 gene encoding uncharacterized protein LOC128234436, giving the protein MEYKTIVLVYIVIICQGNLKVNSSTSGLLEVVQPAIAGRRVNIIFTPTVYNSDKQVTLEYKYAIVLSSWYDGPRLYSKTYVAEEGRFYLTTDQLAAKWNNTALRAKYGDEESLQAILIIIDLTGTCGYVYLRSQLPILTGTTVELGYFAAPAVITHSDIYVREWYKGIPSSRSVLHVDTDSNLIEREEPNYEFVLEIHNFDQGRNGLYNVRCRNGKHTNIVQLSVPVPQTKPAIGPVTTLQDEGMYIIAKRDHTIPVYCNATGTDLTVEVLFNRRTCKTEESGPDMYSAIVCNAYDADHLASVRCSVLNAAVKDPLFSEEYQLYVVGQASAVEINHTEDLREGLPANITCKVTGSRPPPEIAFIVDTITIDQGLTHSHDDLTYQATLRFVKREWNGKNIRCQYNNSYFTGRSQERWLNISYPPSHVLIEDIFSRPGKTVYKCTLIDSNPVCNIKWTADGNTFLFKETENKVDGLTRESWIELNASRNMYRATVQCTPQCQYFESKLNAFQQIPIIPNITFNVARNQKITQEFPKVVTCYAESLPLSHIELIYMQNREKKNVSCLKDVKCSITLEELNIRLGGRMNLECFATYTYQHVTEILTTQVTLYRDDGDAQIDTIDQNRTPKEIIYRIIHALLISVAVAVIALVIGFLMCYRQYKRLKQNAARESCPQANANEDIAVEFSNDEITYTQVNKTRARPEDNKMENQLVYIKLDKEALEASIGKNIKKVADKKVEYVDIDFTQKCQEADGEDNVYANQYGGHM; this is encoded by the exons ATGGAGTATAAGACCATAGTATTGGTTTACATCGTAATTATTTGTCAGGGGAACTTGAAAg tGAATTCATCTACATCTGGACTGTTGGAAGTTGTGCAGCCTGCTATAGCTGGCAGAAGAgtgaatatcatttttacacCGACAGTATATAACAGTGACAAACAAGTGACTCTCGAATACAAGTATGCTATTGTATTAAGTTCTTGGTATGACGGACCCCGGCTATATAGTAAAACATATGTAGCAGAAGAAGGTCGCTTTTACCTGACCACGGATCAACTTGCTGCAAAATGGAACAACACCGCATTGCGGGCGAAGTATGGCGATGAAGAGTCGTTGCAAGCAATTCTCATCATAATAG ACCTCACCGGTACATGCGGTTACGTATATTTGCGTTCCCAATTGCCAATACTGACCGGAACCACTGTGGAGTTGGGCTATTTTGCCGCCCCTGCCGTCATTACCCATTCAGACATTTATGTCCGTGAGTGGTACAAAGGCATTCCTAGTTCCAGGTCAGTGCTTCATGTCGACACTGACTCTAATCTCATAGAACGTGAGGAACCAAACTACGAGTTTGTCCTCGAAATTCACAACTTTGACCAGGGAAGGAACGGGCTTTATAACGTTAGATGTAGAAATGGCAAACACACGAACATAGTTCAACTAAGTGTCCCAG taCCCCAAACGAAGCCTGCCATTGGACCTGTAACAACTCTACAGGACGAAGGCATGTACATCATTGCTAAGCGGGACCACACTATCCCCGTATATTGTAACGCGACTGGAACTGACTTGACTGTGGAGGTTTTGTTTAATAGACGAACATGCAAAACAGAGGAATCAGGACCAGATATGTATTCAGCAATTGTTTGCAATGCTTATGACGCAGATCACTTGGCAAGCGTCAGATGTTCTGTGTTGAATGCAGCGGTGAAAGATCCGTTATTTAGTGAAGAATATCAACTATACGTTGTTG GTCAAGCAAGTGCTGTAGAAATTAACCATACAGAAGACTTACGCGAAGGCTTACCTGCCAACATTACTTGCAAGGTGACTGGAAGCAGGCCGCCACCAGAAATTGCATTCATTGTCGACACCATCACTATAGACCAAGGTCTAACACATTCACATGATGACCTTACCTATCAAGCTACGCTGCGTTTTGTAAAAAGAGAATGGAATGGCAAAAACATAAGATGTCAATATAACAATTCTTACTTCACCGGCAGATCACAAGAGCGTTGGCTTAATATATCGT ATCCTCCTTCCCATGTACTTATAGAAGATATCTTCAGTCGTCCGGGGAAAACAGTGTACAAATGCACGCTGATCGATTCTAACCCAGTGTGTAACATCAAATGGACAGCAGACggaaacacatttttattcaaggaaacagaaaacaaaGTTGATGGCCTAACAAGAGAAAGTTGGATTGAACTCAATGCCTCCCGGAACATGTACCGTGCCACAGTGCAATGTACACCGCAGTGCCAATACTTTGAGTCGAAACTCAACGCGTTCCaacaaataccaa TTATACCTAACATCACGTTCAACGTTGCAAGAAATCAGAAAATTACTCAAGAATTCCCCAAGGTGGTTACGTGTTACGCTGAAAGCTTACCTCTTTCACATATAGAACTAATATACATGCAAAACagagaaaagaaaaatgtaagttgtttaaaggaTGTCAAATGCTCAATCACGCTTGAGGAGCTGAACATTCGCCTAGGAGGAAGAATGAATCTTGAGTGTTTTGCAACTTACACTTACCAACATGTAACAGAAATTTTGACAACTCAAGTCACATTATACAGAG ATGACGGAGATGCTCAAATTGATACCATAGACCAGAATCGAACTCCGAAGGAAATAATTTATCGCATTATTCATGCTCTGTTGATATCTGTTGCCGTTGCCGTTATTGCATTAGTAATTGGTTTTTTAATGTGTTATCGACAGTATAAAC GACTGAAGCAGAATGCAGCCCGAGAAAG CTGTCCCCAAGCAAACG CAAACGAAGATATTGCTGTGGAATTTTCAAATGATGAAATCACATATACCCAGGTGAACAAAACAAGAGCAAGACCAGAAGATAACAAG ATGGAGAATCAGTTGGTGTATATTAAACTGGACAAAGAAGCGCTAGAAGCTTCAATTGGAAAGAATATTAAGAAAGTCGCGGACAAAAAAGTTGAATACGTAGATATAGACTTTACTCAAAAATGCCAAGAAGCAGACGGAGAAGATAACGTTTACGCAAATCAGTATGGAGGACACATGTGA
- the LOC128234437 gene encoding collagen alpha-1(XIV) chain-like isoform X1, producing MSPDDCNTTLTCALGEVCMTKQLKASDGHSEYIMTCEHRSICDGSNFGFGPQALLGKRQAMFDEETENGLEIHARQDRSVSIDCCYTDLCNMPISMTTTTTTTTENPTLAPTPRTTKRPAPISIHSTMGHIPTTSIYSNCNRDVAFLVDSSGSVGSANFNTALGFIKGVVAGLPIGPMGTLTSLMTFSTTPNINWYFNQLTSKQETTNALASVSYHSGGTRTDLALHSASTQLFTPEHGDRTHANNVVIVLTDGKSNMPSETVKQANALHIISHDVITVFVGTGPDMHELQTIATDQHHVFTVHDFHLLSSLQYQIHQLICSG from the exons ATGAGTCCGGATGATTGCAACACGACTTTGACATGCGCATTGGGAGAG GTCTGCATGACTAAACAACTGAAGGCGAGTGACGGACATAGCGAGTACATCATGACGTGTGAGCACAGATCG ATTTGCGATGGGTCCAACTTCGGGTTCGGCCCACAAGCCCTTCTTGGAAAGCGACAAGCAATGTTTGACGAGGAAACAGAAAACGGCTTGGAAATTCATGCCAGACAAGACCGGAGCGTCTCAATCGACTGTTGTTACACAGATCTCTGTAATATGCCCATTTCCATGACGACCACAACTACAACGACGACGGAGAACCCAACTCTAGCACCAACCCCAAGAACAACCAAGAGGCCTGCTCCGATATCAATACATTCTACAATGGGGCACATTCCAACCACTTCAATATATTCAA ACTGTAACCGAGACGTTGCTTTTCTGGTGGATTCTTCTGGAAGCGTTGGATCTGCAAATTTCAATACAGCCTTAGGATTTATAAAAGGCGTCGTTGCGGGCTTGCCTATTGGACCAATGGGCACGTTAACATCATTGATGACCTTCAGTACGACCCCAAAT ATAAACTGGTACTTCAACCAGCTGACATCAAAACAGGAAACTACAAATGCTCTGGCAAGCGTGTCCTATCATTCCGGTGGTACACGCACTGATCTCGCTTTACATAGTGCCAGTACACAACTATTTACTCCCGAACACGGCGACAGAACGCATGCAAATAACGTCGTCATTGTTTTGACAGATGGAAAGTCCAATATGCCAAGCGAAACGGTAAAACAGGCCAATGCTCTACACATAATTAGTCATGATGTCATCACCGTCTTTGTTGGTACAG GACCTGATATGCACGAGTTGCAGACGATCGCTACAGACCAACACCACGTTTTCACTGTGCACGATTTCCATCTCCTTTCGTCGTTACAATATCAGATTCATCAGCTGATTTGCAGTGGTTGA
- the LOC128235463 gene encoding uncharacterized protein LOC128235463, giving the protein MARVFCLLMLVMVGMVFADDEDCSELGDCDCGNVCKDGQCTPGCQVYDVFVKAGTERTVYGRRCQCGADQDTKGRAIMCAEGESFEGNPTGFQMYVANPKCSDDEPTAAPTEAVVAEAATEATPEAPII; this is encoded by the exons ATGGCCCGCGTGTTTTGTCTACTTATGCTCGTGATGGTCGGAATGGTCTTTGCCGACGACGAGGACTGCTCTGAACTTGG GGATTGCGATTGTGGCAATGTCTGCAAGGATGGACAATGTACTCCAG GCTGTCAGGTATACGACGTTTTTGTCAAGGCGGGCACGGAGCGCACGGTGTACGGTCGCCGCTGTCAGTGTGGTGCTGACCAAGACACTAAAGGAAGAGCCATTATG TGCGCTGAGGGCGAGAGTTTTGAGGGAAACCCCACAGGCTTCCAGATGTACGTCGCCAACCCTAAATGCTCGGACGATGAGCCTACGGCTGCCCCGACTGAAGCTGTAGTAGCTGAAGCTGCAACCGAGGCCACCCCTGAGGCTCCCATTATCTAA